TCTGGTGCCAGCGCCACACCGGCGCTTGGTTCGACCGCGATGGCGCTTGGGCTGCCAGCGGACGCGAGCAGCCCGAGTTGCTGGCGCACCTGCTCGTCGAGCCCTATTTTTTGCAGCGCGGCATTAAAAGCACCGGGCGCGACCTGTTCCATGCCGGCTGGCTGGACGAGCGCCTGCGCGGCTTTGCCGGCCTGCCCCCTGCCGACGTGCAAGCCACCTTGGCGTGCCTGACCGCGCGCAGCGTGGCCTTGGCGGTGCAAGGCATAGCTTGGGGCGGCGCGGGGCCGCAGCAGGTTTGGGTGTGTGGGGGCGGCAGCCGCAATGCGCATCTGATGCGCCTGCTGGCTGCAGAACTGCCGCAAGCCCAAGTGCAAGCCAGCGACGAAGCCGGTTGGCCAGCGCAGTGGGTCGAGGCCGCGGCCTTTGCTTGGCTGGCGCTGCAAACCCTAGAAGGCAAACCGGGCAACCTGCCGAGCGTCACCGGGGCGCGCGGCTCGCGGGTGCTGGGCGCGATTTACCCGGCCTGAAGGCCTTTAGGTGCTGAAGCTCGAGCCGCAGCCGCAGGTGGTGCTGGCGTTGGGGTTTTTGATCACGAACTGCGCCCCCTGCAGGTCTTCTTTGTAGTCGATCTCGGCGCCCACCAGATACTGGTAGCTCATGGCGTCAATCAGCAGGCTGACGCCGTTTTTGCTCATGGTGGTGTCGTCTTCGTTGACCACTTCGTCGAAGGTGAAGCCATACTGGAAGCCCGAGCAGCCGCCACCTTGCACGAACACGCGCAGCTTCAGGTCGGGGTTGCCCTCTTCGGCGATCAGATCGGCCACCTTGGCCGCCGCGCTGTCGGTAAACACGAAGGGTGCGGGCATTTCGGTGGTGGGGTGTTCTGCGACTGCGCTCATGGTGCGGTGTTCCGATAAGTAAACCTGTGCAGCAATACTAAAGCAAAAAACTCAAGATAGTGCCTAGTCCGGCGATTGTCTGCGCTGGCGCCGGGGTTTTTGGCCGCTCGCAATGCGCCCACCCGCAGCCCGCCGTCCACCGGCCCGCAAGCAGGCACAAAAAACCGCCCTGCGGCTTGTGACCAGAGGGCGGTGATGCACAAAGGCCCAAAGCCCTTGCAGCGGTTTAACGCTTGGAGAACTGCTTGCGCCGGCGTGCCGAACGCAGACCGACCTTTTTGCGCTCCACTTCGCGCGCGTCGCGCGTCACGTAGCCGGCTGCGCTCAGAGCGGGCTTGAGGGCCGCGTCGTAGTCGATCAAGGCGCGCGTGATGCCGTGGCGCACCGCGCCAGCTTGGCCCGATTCGCCGCCGCCGTGCACGTTGACTTGGATGTCAAACGTCAGCTCGTTGCCGGTGAGCAGCAGCGGCTGTTTGGCGATCATGATCGAGGTCTGGCGGCCAAAGAAGTTTTCGATGTCTTTGCCGTTGATCGTGATCTGACCCGTGCCTTTTTTGAGGAACACGCGGGCGACGCTGGATTTGCGCCGGCCGGTGCCGTTGTTCCATTCGCCGATCATGTGCGCTCCTCGAGGATGGCCAACACTTTGGGTTGCTGGGCGCTGTGGGGGTGCTCGGCACCGCCATAGACCTTGAGCTTTTTGATCATGGCATAGCCCAGCGGGCCTTTGGGCAACATGCCCTTGACCGCTTTTTCCAGCGCCCGACCGGGGTGCTTGGCCTGCATGTCGCGGAAATTGGTGCCGTAGATGCCGCCGGGGAAGCCCGAGTGGCGGTAGTAGATTTTGTCTAGGGACTTGTTGCCCGTGACTTTGAGTTTGGCCGCGTTGACGACGACGATGAAGTCGCCCGTGTCCACGTGAGGGGTGTAAATGGCTTTGTGTTTGCCGCGCAACCGGAGTGCCACTTCGCTGGCGACACGTCCGAGCACCTTATCGGTGGCGTCAATCACAAACCACTCGTGCACCACCTCGGCCGGTTTGGCGCTGAAGGTTTTGGTCATGAGTTTGCTCTGAATAAAGCGGGTTTGGCAGGCGTCTTTTCCACGGTCGGTGCGGCTCTGTTGGCCGCCTCTTAGGTGGGTTTGCGCAGCATCAGCCCCCCGCAAAGGGAAAAAGCCTCGGCCACGCCTTCGCCGCGGACACCCAAAGCGCTGCGAAGCCCGCCATTCTAACTGCAAACACACAACTCAAGCAAGCAAAATTCAAGGCCGCTGCGGTTTGCGCGCATGGCTGTGGTTTACCATGCGCCCATGTTCAGTTATCGCCACGCCTTTCATGCCGGCAACCACGCCGATGTACTCAAACACCTGACGCTGGTGGCTTGCCTGCAATACCTGGCCCAAAAAGACGTGGGTCTGCTGCTGGCCGACACCCATGCGGGCGCGGGCATCTACCGGCTCGACCAAGAGCTGGCGCGCACCTCGGGCGAATCCGGGCGCGGCATCGTGCGCGTGGCCGCCGCGGCGGTGCAAGCGCGGGCGCAGGGCCAGACGCTGCCGGCGGCGGTGCAGGCCTACCTCGAGCTGGTGCAGACCTACAACCTGGGCAGCGACAGCTTGCGCCACTATCCCGGCTCGCCTTGGATCTGCCAGACGCTGCTGCGCCCGCAGGACCAGCTCAAGCTGTTTGAGGTGCACCCGACCGACGCGCGCCTGCTCGAACGCCACGTGGCCGACCTCGGGCGCGGCAAGCAGATCGAGTTGCGCCGCAGCGACGGTTTTGCCGGCCTGCGCGCGCTGTTGCCACCGCCTACGCGGCGCGCGCTGGTGCTGATCGACCCCAGCTACGAGCTCAAAACCGACTACGCCGCCGTGCTCGACTGCCTCGAAGACGCGCTCGAGCGCTTCCCCACCGGCTGCTACGCGGTCTGGTACCCGGTGATCGCGCGGCCGGAGTCGCACGCGCTGGCGCGCAAGCTCAAGGCCTTGAGCACGCGGGTGCAACGGCCCTGGGCGCAGGCGCTGCTCGATGTCGGGCAGGCACCCACCAGCGGCCGCAGCGCCGAAGTGGCGCGTGGCCAAGCCCGCACGCCCCTGCACGCCAGCGCCATGCACCTGATCAACCCGCCCTTCGCCTTGGCCGAGCAGTGGCGCGCGGCACTGCCGTGGCTGAGCGCCACCCTCAAAGAAGGCCCGGGCGCCCAGTGGCAGGTCGAATCCGGCGGCTAGGGTTCTCAGATTGTCGATGCACCCGATTGCGTAAGTGGGCAGCAGCCCGCCATCGCCCACCTGCACAAGCTCTACTGCCGCAACCGCGCGCACAGCGCCAGCGTGGGCGCGCTCTGGTTCATGGTGTAAAAGTGCAGCCCCGGCACCCCGGCCCGCTGCAGCTGCTCGCACAAATCGCCCACCACCTCGCGCCCAAAGGCCTGGATGCTGGCCACGTCGTCACCGTAGCCCAGCAGGCGCAAGCGGATCCAGCGCGGCACCTCGGCCCCGCAGGCGTCGGAAAAGCGCAGCAACTGGCCCGAGTTGGTGATGGGCATGATGCCGGGCACGATCGGGATCTCGATGCCCAACGCCTGCGCCTCATCCACAAAACGAAAATAAGCGTCGCTATTGAAAAAATACTGCGTGATGGCGCTGTCGGCGCCGGCGCGCACCTTGGCCAGCAGCGCCTGCAGATCGGCCTGCGGCGAGCGCGCTTGCGGATGCACCTCGGGGTAGGCCGCGACCTCGATCTGAAAGGCGCCGCCAAACTCGGCCCGTATAAAAGCCACCAAGTCGCTGGCGTATTGGAACTCGCCCCCTGAGCCGTAGCCGCTGGGCAAGTCGCCGCGCAGGGCCACCAAGCGCCGCACCCCCATGCCCTGCAACTGGCGCAACTGCTCGCGCACGCTGGCGCGGGTGGCACCGATGCACGAAAAATGCGCCGCCGCCGGCACGCCCTCGGCCAAAATCTCGGCCACGGTGGCAAATGTGCCTTCTTGGGTCGAGCCCCCGGCACCGTAGGTGACCGAGCAAAACTCGGGCCGCCGGGCGTA
This sequence is a window from Serpentinimonas maccroryi. Protein-coding genes within it:
- the rplM gene encoding 50S ribosomal protein L13; translated protein: MTKTFSAKPAEVVHEWFVIDATDKVLGRVASEVALRLRGKHKAIYTPHVDTGDFIVVVNAAKLKVTGNKSLDKIYYRHSGFPGGIYGTNFRDMQAKHPGRALEKAVKGMLPKGPLGYAMIKKLKVYGGAEHPHSAQQPKVLAILEERT
- the metF gene encoding methylenetetrahydrofolate reductase [NAD(P)H]; amino-acid sequence: MAQALPISFEFFPPKTPEGAVKLRAVRQQLYARRPEFCSVTYGAGGSTQEGTFATVAEILAEGVPAAAHFSCIGATRASVREQLRQLQGMGVRRLVALRGDLPSGYGSGGEFQYASDLVAFIRAEFGGAFQIEVAAYPEVHPQARSPQADLQALLAKVRAGADSAITQYFFNSDAYFRFVDEAQALGIEIPIVPGIMPITNSGQLLRFSDACGAEVPRWIRLRLLGYGDDVASIQAFGREVVGDLCEQLQRAGVPGLHFYTMNQSAPTLALCARLRQ
- the rpsI gene encoding 30S ribosomal protein S9 gives rise to the protein MIGEWNNGTGRRKSSVARVFLKKGTGQITINGKDIENFFGRQTSIMIAKQPLLLTGNELTFDIQVNVHGGGESGQAGAVRHGITRALIDYDAALKPALSAAGYVTRDAREVERKKVGLRSARRRKQFSKR
- a CDS encoding 23S rRNA (adenine(2030)-N(6))-methyltransferase RlmJ, with the translated sequence MFSYRHAFHAGNHADVLKHLTLVACLQYLAQKDVGLLLADTHAGAGIYRLDQELARTSGESGRGIVRVAAAAVQARAQGQTLPAAVQAYLELVQTYNLGSDSLRHYPGSPWICQTLLRPQDQLKLFEVHPTDARLLERHVADLGRGKQIELRRSDGFAGLRALLPPPTRRALVLIDPSYELKTDYAAVLDCLEDALERFPTGCYAVWYPVIARPESHALARKLKALSTRVQRPWAQALLDVGQAPTSGRSAEVARGQARTPLHASAMHLINPPFALAEQWRAALPWLSATLKEGPGAQWQVESGG
- the erpA gene encoding iron-sulfur cluster insertion protein ErpA yields the protein MSAVAEHPTTEMPAPFVFTDSAAAKVADLIAEEGNPDLKLRVFVQGGGCSGFQYGFTFDEVVNEDDTTMSKNGVSLLIDAMSYQYLVGAEIDYKEDLQGAQFVIKNPNASTTCGCGSSFST